The Candidatus Dadabacteria bacterium genome includes a window with the following:
- a CDS encoding phosphoadenosine phosphosulfate reductase family protein — protein MKEKHVLGLSGGRDSAALAVFMRQNYPDLNIHYFFTDTGKELPEVYEFLGHIEGFLGKPIERLNPDRDFDFWLHQYGNYLPSARSRWCTRQLKLRPFEQWIKNDLESGVKVFSYIAIRADEPERLGMQTTHANLQIKFPFRENAIDKAGVINLLESSGLGLPSYYRWRSRSGCTFCFFQQKIEWVRLKHEHPEAFEEAKRYEKTALQHGSPFTWSENESLTELEHPKRMEEIKRDYNKRVEREKRRKQRNPLHEGLECIEIDEIYGVPEVAASCIVCHK, from the coding sequence GTGAAAGAAAAACATGTTTTAGGTTTATCTGGAGGCCGTGACAGTGCAGCACTAGCTGTATTTATGCGGCAAAATTACCCCGATCTTAATATTCACTACTTCTTTACTGATACGGGCAAAGAACTACCGGAGGTTTATGAATTTCTCGGACACATTGAAGGGTTTTTGGGGAAACCTATAGAAAGACTTAACCCAGATCGAGATTTTGATTTCTGGCTTCATCAATACGGCAACTATCTTCCCTCGGCACGCTCTCGGTGGTGTACACGCCAACTCAAGCTAAGACCATTTGAGCAATGGATTAAGAATGATCTGGAATCTGGGGTGAAAGTCTTCAGCTATATTGCCATCAGGGCCGATGAGCCGGAACGACTAGGCATGCAAACCACTCATGCTAATCTTCAGATCAAATTTCCTTTTAGAGAAAATGCAATTGACAAAGCTGGGGTGATTAACCTACTTGAATCCTCGGGTCTTGGACTTCCTAGCTATTATCGTTGGCGTTCGCGGAGTGGTTGTACATTTTGCTTCTTTCAGCAGAAAATCGAGTGGGTAAGACTAAAACATGAGCATCCGGAAGCCTTTGAAGAAGCAAAACGTTATGAAAAAACCGCTTTACAACATGGTTCACCTTTTACTTGGAGTGAGAACGAGTCTCTTACGGAACTTGAGCACCCAAAGCGAATGGAAGAAATAAAAAGAGACTATAACAAACGGGTTGAAAGAGAGAAAAGGCGCAAACAAAGAAACCCGCTCCATGAAGGCCTTGAATGTATAGAGATTGACGAAATATATGGAGTTCCAGAAGTAGCTGCGTCGTGCATTGTCTGCCACAAGTAA
- a CDS encoding DUF4007 family protein codes for MYTGPLADEKNKGHFTGHETFPLRYLWLCKAYEKVADLSEENHRKNPFSDPDAIVNFGVGKNMVNSIRHWSLACKIIEHKNGSFKPTSIGEFLFNPKTGRDPFMEKEATLWLIHWMVAGQWGRTSTWYYAFNYFSERKFGREDIVKSIQNLCENRKWKRTSETTIKRDVDCFLRSYVHQGDEKFSEDSIESVLSELELINAVGSHMFEFNYGPKPNLPEGVFLYSLNEFWQAEIPNQNFASVELLTYAPGSPGRVFKLDEQSLVERLVKIGESSGGRFQWTDTSGIRNVAKAKENIESMRLLDLSYTDN; via the coding sequence GTGTACACAGGACCCCTAGCAGACGAAAAAAACAAAGGACATTTTACAGGTCACGAGACCTTTCCGCTTAGATATCTTTGGTTATGCAAGGCTTACGAAAAAGTTGCCGATCTCAGTGAAGAAAATCACAGGAAAAACCCGTTCTCCGATCCCGACGCCATAGTAAACTTCGGTGTGGGAAAAAACATGGTAAATTCAATTCGCCATTGGTCCCTCGCTTGTAAAATCATAGAACACAAGAACGGATCATTTAAGCCAACTAGTATTGGCGAATTTCTTTTTAATCCCAAAACCGGTCGCGACCCTTTTATGGAAAAAGAAGCGACTTTGTGGCTAATACATTGGATGGTAGCCGGACAATGGGGAAGGACCTCGACTTGGTACTATGCCTTCAACTATTTTTCCGAAAGGAAATTCGGGCGCGAGGACATTGTTAAATCCATACAAAATCTATGTGAAAACCGGAAGTGGAAACGTACATCCGAGACAACCATCAAAAGAGATGTCGACTGCTTCCTCAGAAGCTACGTGCATCAAGGAGATGAAAAGTTTTCTGAAGACTCGATAGAATCTGTTCTGTCAGAATTAGAACTAATCAACGCAGTAGGGTCTCATATGTTTGAGTTTAACTATGGACCGAAACCGAACCTGCCCGAAGGTGTCTTTCTCTATTCCCTGAATGAATTTTGGCAAGCTGAGATACCTAACCAGAATTTCGCTTCGGTAGAACTTCTTACCTATGCTCCTGGTTCGCCCGGACGAGTCTTCAAGCTTGATGAACAATCTCTAGTTGAACGACTTGTAAAGATAGGAGAAAGTTCAGGTGGGCGCTTTCAGTGGACCGATACTTCGGGAATAAGAAACGTAGCTAAGGCAAAAGAGAACATAGAATCAATGCGTCTCCTTGATCTTTCTTATACTGACAATTGA
- a CDS encoding AAA family ATPase, with product MLLFEKIKIARPFQQSARIDTDLETPEALDGFVFHDSAKYALQRMAQMIAESNRRAFTCTGPYGAGKSSLALVLCASVTKNPIRCQAKKLTKELPYFEKAFPSDESGWLVIPLVGHRGDLVNDLRKNLFQTRKQNQTEKSARDVIKFLREKAEERPGNGVLLVIDEMGKYLEEATRHGGDIHFFQELAESASRTKGHLVVLGILHQSFEQYASRLGEKARKEWAKVQGRYVDIPLVTAVEEVVDLIGKAIDTDLKHPESLSTAKVIANSIRNRRAGIPSDFAACLDSCWPIHPATAVLLGPLSRRRFGQNERSVFGFLGSSEPEGFQNFLKSTEVNGTTYEPWRLWNYLRVNLESAIMESTDSHRWAQALESIALCEARGDSLHAKLAKTIAVVEMFRHGSGLMPENEVLKACVAEARESDIEKALKDVERWSAVIFRKHFNSWAIYAGSDFDIEGSLQKELIVRELDIEQLGNLVQMRPIIAKKHYHEIGTLRWFKVEIVSAEKVHDLAKNFRPADGMAGTFLLVIPSEDYDMENIKAICREASKSVVSGYPVAVGFSPKYKSINDLGKELSALHDIKRNNPELEGDSVARREIEARITIVKEQLQTILKTSLNQTRWFIEGRLQQRKTTSSLSVFASNLAYKTFPHAPKIRTELVNREKPSGNGQAAIRKLLYSMVKHPDQENLDIKGFPSELGIYKSILEALELHGKTKNDAYGFLKPLSQNKETKGVFELWKETEKLLKENQIVSVSKIYKHWTSPPFGIRRGVLPVLTMAFVMTNRTSVAVYNEGIFQTEINELVVDHLLQKNSTIQLRWVDLGERNERLLEYLWDVANQTSDNSVPKKPLEVARALVRFAFKLPTWTKRASSISDEARKVRGVLLSANDPLQALFVDLPIIFEDAKLQGNPLHEKESYGHFGVFIKDTLKELEDAYPKMVASLRKNMLEGLGQKKLNLESLHRRAKIIRGITGNFRLDAFVGRLEEFSDALEDMESIASLAINKPVRDWSDNDPKAAALEIANFTLKFRQAEMLAQLKKRNPTSEALALMLGTGENGYTMIETFDITEDEKKEILMLARDIESILNKNGINNKQKLAALAETLKHISIEK from the coding sequence ATGCTGCTTTTCGAAAAAATCAAGATAGCCAGACCCTTTCAGCAGTCTGCACGCATTGATACTGATCTAGAGACTCCTGAAGCCCTTGACGGATTCGTCTTTCACGATTCAGCCAAGTATGCACTGCAAAGAATGGCCCAGATGATTGCGGAATCCAACCGCCGGGCATTTACCTGCACGGGGCCCTATGGTGCGGGCAAATCAAGCCTAGCCTTGGTTTTATGTGCTTCTGTTACTAAAAACCCTATTAGATGCCAAGCTAAGAAATTAACAAAAGAGCTTCCCTACTTTGAGAAAGCTTTCCCGTCAGATGAATCGGGCTGGCTCGTTATTCCGTTGGTGGGGCACAGAGGTGATTTAGTAAACGATCTCAGAAAAAATCTCTTTCAGACTAGAAAACAAAACCAAACTGAGAAATCAGCAAGAGACGTAATAAAATTTCTTCGGGAAAAAGCGGAAGAGCGCCCCGGCAATGGAGTCCTGCTAGTAATAGATGAGATGGGTAAATACCTCGAAGAAGCTACCCGGCATGGAGGAGATATTCACTTTTTCCAAGAACTCGCTGAGTCAGCAAGCCGCACCAAGGGGCACCTTGTAGTATTGGGAATTCTTCATCAGTCATTTGAACAATACGCCTCCCGCCTTGGAGAAAAAGCGCGCAAGGAATGGGCTAAAGTACAGGGGCGTTATGTCGATATCCCTCTCGTTACTGCGGTTGAAGAAGTAGTTGACTTGATAGGCAAAGCAATAGATACAGATTTGAAACACCCTGAAAGTCTTTCAACAGCGAAGGTCATAGCAAACTCTATAAGAAACAGGCGGGCTGGCATTCCATCTGATTTTGCTGCTTGTCTTGATTCTTGCTGGCCCATTCATCCCGCAACGGCCGTATTGCTTGGTCCCCTGTCGCGACGGCGATTCGGACAGAATGAAAGAAGCGTATTTGGTTTTCTGGGATCAAGTGAACCAGAAGGTTTTCAAAATTTCCTAAAATCAACCGAAGTCAATGGAACTACATATGAACCGTGGCGCTTGTGGAATTATCTGAGAGTTAACCTTGAATCGGCAATTATGGAATCTACAGACAGTCACAGGTGGGCTCAGGCTCTAGAGTCAATAGCGCTTTGTGAAGCTAGGGGCGACTCACTACACGCAAAACTTGCTAAAACCATTGCGGTTGTCGAGATGTTCCGCCACGGATCCGGACTGATGCCGGAAAATGAAGTCTTAAAAGCCTGCGTTGCAGAAGCTAGAGAAAGCGATATAGAAAAAGCACTTAAGGATGTAGAAAGATGGTCAGCCGTAATATTCAGAAAACATTTTAATTCATGGGCCATATATGCGGGCAGTGATTTTGACATTGAAGGCTCGCTTCAAAAAGAACTTATCGTAAGAGAATTAGATATAGAACAACTTGGCAATCTAGTTCAAATGCGTCCCATTATAGCCAAAAAGCATTATCACGAAATCGGTACTCTCAGGTGGTTCAAAGTAGAAATCGTGTCGGCCGAAAAAGTGCACGATTTAGCAAAAAACTTCCGACCGGCCGATGGAATGGCGGGAACATTCCTTCTAGTAATTCCATCTGAAGATTATGACATGGAAAACATAAAAGCCATTTGCAGAGAAGCGTCTAAGTCGGTTGTCAGCGGTTATCCGGTTGCTGTAGGATTCAGCCCTAAATACAAAAGCATAAACGATTTAGGCAAAGAATTAAGCGCCTTGCATGATATCAAAAGAAACAATCCCGAACTTGAAGGTGATTCCGTGGCAAGGCGAGAGATCGAGGCAAGAATCACCATTGTAAAAGAACAACTGCAGACCATTCTAAAAACTTCCCTTAATCAAACTAGATGGTTCATAGAAGGACGTCTGCAGCAAAGGAAAACAACATCTTCTTTGTCCGTCTTTGCCTCAAACCTAGCATACAAAACATTTCCACATGCGCCAAAGATTCGTACGGAGTTAGTTAACCGGGAAAAACCCTCGGGAAATGGACAAGCAGCCATACGAAAACTGCTCTACAGCATGGTTAAACATCCCGATCAAGAAAATCTCGACATAAAGGGGTTCCCCTCAGAACTAGGAATATATAAAAGCATTCTTGAAGCCCTAGAACTCCACGGCAAGACAAAAAACGACGCTTATGGATTTCTTAAGCCTTTATCGCAAAATAAGGAGACCAAAGGGGTTTTTGAACTTTGGAAAGAAACCGAAAAGCTTCTTAAAGAAAACCAAATCGTTTCTGTCTCGAAAATATATAAGCACTGGACATCCCCTCCGTTTGGTATACGTCGCGGGGTACTTCCTGTTCTCACCATGGCCTTTGTAATGACAAACCGTACATCGGTCGCAGTCTATAACGAAGGCATATTCCAGACGGAAATAAACGAATTGGTAGTAGACCATCTTTTGCAAAAAAACAGCACAATTCAGCTGCGTTGGGTTGACCTAGGAGAACGTAACGAGAGGTTACTTGAGTATCTCTGGGATGTAGCCAATCAAACCAGCGACAATTCAGTTCCCAAAAAACCGCTTGAGGTTGCAAGGGCCTTAGTCCGGTTTGCATTCAAACTTCCCACATGGACAAAAAGAGCATCTTCAATTTCTGATGAAGCCCGAAAGGTACGAGGCGTGCTCTTATCAGCCAATGACCCTCTTCAGGCATTGTTTGTGGATTTGCCAATTATATTCGAGGATGCCAAGCTTCAAGGAAATCCGCTTCATGAGAAGGAGTCCTATGGGCACTTCGGCGTATTCATCAAAGACACACTGAAAGAACTCGAAGACGCATACCCGAAAATGGTAGCGAGTCTACGCAAAAACATGCTTGAAGGACTAGGGCAAAAAAAACTAAACCTAGAAAGCTTGCACAGGCGGGCGAAAATTATTCGCGGCATAACCGGAAACTTTCGTCTTGACGCATTCGTGGGAAGACTTGAAGAATTCTCCGATGCTCTAGAAGATATGGAATCAATCGCAAGCTTGGCAATCAACAAGCCAGTTCGTGATTGGTCTGATAATGACCCTAAAGCCGCCGCGCTCGAGATTGCAAACTTTACTCTTAAGTTCCGTCAGGCGGAAATGTTGGCACAGTTAAAAAAGCGAAATCCGACTTCTGAAGCCTTAGCCTTAATGCTCGGTACAGGAGAAAACGGCTATACTATGATTGAGACTTTTGATATCACCGAAGATGAAAAAAAAGAAATCTTAATGTTGGCACGAGATATAGAATCCATTCTCAATAAAAACGGTATTAACAACAAACAGAAATTAGCCGCTTTAGCGGAAACGTTAAAACATATATCAATAGAGAAATAA
- a CDS encoding DEAD/DEAH box helicase family protein, with amino-acid sequence MTVSTELPGVQPSQICEKLDDFHAAQLLPTGAFNLINAIDPGRINSSKRVETLSRTLSLELVINDTQRREILLNAVPQSKIGELEDRIGISINQLRQKDKLEQSLRRNLLGFFGFTTIANQMTTISESAKTVLPERGLFPHQKRAASDIERYLYFEEGRAMLHLPTGTGKTRTAMSIVASHLRTRPKGLVLWLAATRELLEQAATEFELTWRALGDRQVDCLRFWSSHNPQIDKITDGMVIAGLAKLHSYGKERKKLWSLGDRTTMVVFDEAHQAVATTYRDIIETVVSRNPKTPLLGLSATPGRTWGDPNIDTAVAELFCGNKVMISFNGSNPIKHLTDEGYLAEVDFSLLNVEPGLQLSTEDLAEISKALDISDDFAARFGEDEQRNLRIIQCLLELVETHSRILVFAASVDNALLLASVCRGMGLKADAVTAKTDSWKRKHVIQRFKRPGGPHRILINYGVLTTGFDAPAASAALIARPTKSLVLYSQMVGRVIRGPKAGGTKHCKVVTVVDTNLPGFGDVAEAFMNWEDVWNVA; translated from the coding sequence ATGACTGTTTCCACAGAATTACCAGGAGTTCAACCATCTCAGATTTGTGAGAAACTAGATGATTTTCATGCTGCGCAGCTTCTACCCACCGGGGCATTCAACCTAATCAATGCAATCGACCCTGGACGCATCAATAGCTCAAAACGTGTAGAAACTCTTAGTAGAACTCTCTCTCTTGAGCTAGTCATAAATGATACTCAAAGACGAGAAATTCTATTGAATGCTGTACCACAATCCAAAATCGGTGAACTAGAGGATCGAATCGGGATAAGCATCAATCAGTTACGACAGAAAGACAAGCTAGAGCAGTCCTTACGCCGAAATCTTTTGGGATTTTTTGGATTCACAACGATTGCTAATCAAATGACTACTATTTCCGAATCAGCTAAAACCGTGTTGCCCGAAAGAGGATTATTTCCTCACCAGAAACGAGCCGCAAGCGATATTGAGCGATATCTATATTTTGAGGAAGGCCGCGCAATGCTACACCTCCCAACAGGTACTGGGAAAACACGGACGGCAATGAGTATTGTTGCTTCCCACCTTCGTACCCGTCCCAAAGGTCTGGTGCTCTGGTTAGCAGCAACTCGTGAACTTCTGGAACAAGCGGCGACAGAATTCGAATTGACTTGGAGGGCTTTGGGAGATCGGCAAGTTGATTGTTTGCGATTCTGGTCAAGTCATAACCCACAGATTGATAAAATTACAGATGGTATGGTTATTGCGGGCTTGGCTAAACTGCATTCCTATGGAAAAGAACGCAAGAAACTATGGAGTCTTGGTGATCGGACAACTATGGTAGTATTTGATGAGGCACACCAAGCGGTAGCCACAACTTACCGAGATATTATCGAGACAGTTGTTAGCCGAAACCCCAAGACACCGCTCCTTGGATTGAGTGCAACGCCTGGACGAACATGGGGAGATCCAAATATAGATACCGCTGTAGCGGAGTTGTTTTGTGGAAATAAAGTGATGATTAGTTTTAACGGATCTAACCCAATTAAACACCTTACCGATGAAGGCTACCTCGCCGAAGTTGATTTCTCTCTTCTCAATGTTGAACCAGGGCTCCAGCTCTCTACCGAAGATCTAGCGGAAATATCAAAAGCATTGGACATTTCTGACGACTTTGCCGCACGATTTGGCGAGGATGAACAACGTAATCTACGCATTATTCAATGTCTTCTGGAACTTGTAGAGACTCATTCACGGATACTCGTTTTCGCAGCCTCGGTCGATAACGCATTGCTTCTGGCAAGCGTTTGTAGAGGCATGGGACTCAAAGCAGACGCAGTTACCGCCAAAACTGATTCCTGGAAGCGGAAACATGTGATTCAAAGATTCAAGCGACCCGGTGGTCCCCACCGAATATTAATCAATTACGGTGTACTTACAACGGGCTTTGACGCACCGGCAGCAAGTGCTGCGTTGATTGCTCGTCCAACAAAATCTTTGGTGTTGTACAGCCAAATGGTAGGCCGGGTAATTAGAGGACCTAAAGCGGGGGGTACAAAACACTGTAAAGTAGTTACGGTAGTTGACACTAACTTGCCGGGTTTCGGCGATGTCGCTGAAGCCTTCATGAACTGGGAGGATGTATGGAACGTAGCATAA
- a CDS encoding DGQHR domain-containing protein, with the protein MRKIKPKKIILPALRGIMGDWVYYSCLLDLRELSLRVDYAKEIHNNEKLSDMIQRRLEEYRGKLIAEYLHMQPERFFNSLIVAVYGGQPNWHALSDVRSKGENDELKNLTESTIASVGFLTLSGDEKLFALDGQHRLAGIKKAIEDGLIQDTYDEVSVILVAHKNTKRGLERTRRLFTTLNKTTKPVSKGGIIALDEDDVMAICVRRLIEETDLFSGKRIAFVATNNMPVTNVSSLTTIGNLYDILTILFSVAKSSLKKPKTGLQRVRPDDEKLDLYFEFSKDFFVQLSRSLRELNEFFGASSTTKIVKKYRGNHGGSMLFRPIGLEIFVRIVARLTEDMSLSNAIKLAAKLPRDLSKVPYKGLMWDVNTKRILNSHRVTLREILLYMVGVSKISDEDLLERYRKEIGNERAKLPTVIK; encoded by the coding sequence TTCATAATAACGAAAAGCTTTCGGACATGATACAGAGAAGGTTAGAAGAGTACCGAGGTAAACTAATTGCCGAATATCTCCATATGCAACCGGAGCGGTTTTTCAATTCTCTTATTGTTGCTGTATATGGTGGTCAGCCCAATTGGCATGCATTGTCCGATGTTCGGAGTAAAGGGGAGAATGACGAACTCAAGAACCTTACTGAATCGACTATTGCTTCAGTAGGGTTCTTAACTCTTAGCGGAGACGAGAAACTCTTTGCACTAGATGGACAACACCGGCTTGCGGGCATCAAAAAGGCCATCGAAGATGGCCTCATTCAAGATACTTATGATGAGGTATCAGTTATCTTGGTTGCGCATAAGAATACAAAAAGAGGTTTAGAAAGGACACGGCGCCTATTCACAACGCTGAATAAGACTACAAAACCTGTATCAAAGGGTGGAATTATTGCTTTGGATGAAGATGATGTTATGGCTATCTGCGTTCGACGTCTTATAGAAGAGACAGATTTATTTTCTGGTAAACGCATAGCATTTGTGGCGACCAATAATATGCCGGTGACAAATGTATCAAGTTTAACAACTATCGGAAATTTATACGACATACTGACAATATTGTTCTCAGTTGCTAAATCCTCACTGAAAAAACCAAAGACAGGTCTACAGAGAGTACGCCCGGATGATGAGAAACTTGATTTATATTTCGAATTTTCAAAAGATTTCTTCGTTCAATTATCCAGAAGCTTACGTGAGCTAAATGAATTTTTTGGTGCTAGCAGTACAACCAAAATTGTTAAGAAGTATCGTGGAAATCACGGAGGAAGTATGCTGTTTAGACCTATAGGGCTAGAAATTTTTGTGCGTATCGTAGCACGATTGACGGAAGACATGTCTCTTTCCAATGCGATAAAGTTAGCTGCGAAACTTCCTCGTGACCTTAGCAAAGTCCCATACAAAGGGTTGATGTGGGATGTCAATACCAAAAGAATTCTTAATTCCCACAGAGTGACGCTTCGTGAAATCTTACTTTATATGGTTGGGGTCTCAAAAATATCGGATGAAGATTTGCTGGAAAGATATCGTAAAGAGATTGGAAATGAGAGGGCAAAGTTGCCCACTGTTATAAAATAG
- a CDS encoding ATP-binding protein: protein MERSIMDSKLTQQEFDFSIVSAELTIEAMRDSGYKDTDHALAELIDNSVEAKADLVEIIAVEKLSDPEKPYARPQVSEIAVADNGEGMDSTTLRRALKFGDGTRRLNRQKRGIGRFGVGLPQSSISQCRRVDVWTWQNGADNAFHCYLDLDEIKSTGQQEVPTSTSSSVPEQWKEVVAITSETTGTLVVWSKLDRVQWRGGAKTIERTADLCGRIYRKFLTDHERPVTIKLILASDKDPHLAIEQEGKCFPNDPLYLMSPSSTPEPFQDKSMFQLFNEKTWSIKNNNTQGEVHVRCTMARPDAINEKKSEVQWPRSYSKAGDAPWGKHAARNKGVSIVRARRELELSTAWVNNYEPEGRWWSVEVEFDPILDEIFGVVNNKQHAHTFVKGAGFDWNEWSNPGETFGEFSERLKETSDPMGHLLEIWIWIDKQIAQMRRERRMIMLGTGPQTRHPQTGEEVEDVATKVINEQMQKGDTGDSDKAPETNEEEKIQQIVESTKQVRVGDKTAYEWAEETVRGGRRVLIKAVTLGHQDAFFDVESVNDVLEIWLNDQHPVHKHLIQVLTAEIEDQSSEELVERLRKAEFTLKMLLIAWARHEDKVPSEIKERLEDIRMDWGREARKFLKVIET, encoded by the coding sequence ATGGAACGTAGCATAATGGATTCTAAACTAACTCAACAAGAATTTGATTTTTCGATTGTTTCGGCGGAACTGACAATTGAAGCAATGCGCGATAGTGGTTATAAGGACACCGATCACGCACTTGCGGAACTCATCGATAATTCTGTCGAAGCTAAAGCCGATCTAGTAGAGATTATAGCTGTTGAAAAGCTATCGGACCCAGAAAAGCCCTATGCGCGACCTCAAGTAAGCGAAATCGCTGTTGCCGATAATGGTGAGGGGATGGATAGTACAACATTAAGACGCGCTTTGAAATTTGGCGATGGAACCCGCCGTCTAAATCGTCAAAAAAGGGGGATAGGTCGCTTTGGCGTGGGACTTCCACAGTCCTCGATTTCGCAGTGTCGGCGTGTGGATGTATGGACATGGCAAAACGGTGCTGACAACGCTTTCCATTGCTATCTCGACCTAGACGAAATCAAATCTACTGGACAGCAGGAAGTGCCCACATCAACCTCTTCTTCAGTTCCAGAACAGTGGAAAGAGGTTGTAGCAATAACCTCTGAAACAACCGGAACCTTAGTCGTATGGAGCAAACTTGATCGAGTTCAGTGGCGCGGTGGAGCGAAAACCATTGAGCGAACAGCAGACCTATGTGGCCGTATCTACCGTAAGTTTCTCACAGATCACGAAAGGCCGGTTACGATTAAGCTAATTCTTGCTTCTGACAAAGACCCCCACTTGGCCATTGAACAGGAAGGGAAGTGTTTTCCCAACGACCCGCTTTACCTGATGAGCCCTTCTTCAACACCTGAGCCATTCCAAGATAAATCCATGTTCCAATTATTCAACGAAAAAACATGGTCGATCAAAAATAATAACACCCAAGGGGAAGTCCATGTACGTTGTACTATGGCACGTCCAGACGCAATTAATGAGAAGAAGTCCGAGGTTCAGTGGCCGAGATCTTACTCCAAGGCCGGAGATGCACCATGGGGCAAGCATGCTGCTCGTAACAAAGGAGTATCGATTGTTCGGGCCCGGCGTGAACTTGAACTGAGTACAGCTTGGGTAAATAACTACGAACCGGAGGGACGTTGGTGGTCAGTAGAGGTGGAGTTCGATCCTATTCTTGATGAAATATTCGGAGTTGTAAATAACAAACAACACGCTCATACATTCGTTAAAGGTGCCGGATTCGATTGGAACGAGTGGTCCAATCCTGGAGAGACATTCGGCGAGTTCTCTGAACGACTTAAAGAAACATCCGACCCTATGGGCCATCTTCTTGAGATATGGATTTGGATTGATAAACAGATTGCACAGATGAGAAGAGAGCGCAGAATGATAATGCTTGGTACGGGTCCACAAACTCGACATCCACAAACTGGTGAAGAAGTGGAAGATGTTGCGACGAAAGTCATAAATGAGCAGATGCAAAAAGGTGACACTGGAGATAGCGATAAGGCCCCTGAGACAAATGAAGAAGAAAAAATTCAACAGATCGTTGAGTCAACCAAGCAAGTCAGAGTAGGCGATAAAACTGCTTACGAATGGGCAGAAGAAACTGTTCGTGGCGGTCGCCGTGTACTCATAAAAGCGGTTACCCTCGGTCATCAGGATGCCTTTTTCGATGTCGAGTCGGTCAACGATGTGCTGGAAATATGGTTGAATGACCAGCATCCGGTCCATAAACACCTTATTCAGGTATTAACCGCTGAAATTGAAGACCAATCTTCCGAAGAACTTGTTGAACGCCTCCGCAAGGCTGAGTTCACACTCAAAATGCTTTTGATCGCTTGGGCCCGTCACGAAGATAAGGTTCCATCTGAAATCAAAGAAAGACTTGAGGATATTCGAATGGATTGGGGGAGAGAAGCTCGCAAATTCTTAAAGGTAATCGAAACATGA
- a CDS encoding cysteine desulfurase family protein, whose amino-acid sequence MIFLDYQSTSPLDPRVVEKMQPYMTRWFGNPHSEHIFGWKSAEAIDKAQELIASIIGAEPSEILFTSGATESNNLAIQGLLRNNKSRSKHLVISSIEHKCVLNTARAMRKYGCLVDVVPVEKNGIVDIKKIESTLTKDTVIVSVMLVNNEIGTIQPIREIGELCNKKGIAFHVDAAQAVGKVPINVKEMKIDLLSISGHKVYGPKGIGALYVSHHYSSKIEPIIFGGAQQNNLRAGTVPAFLCAGLGEACRIADEEIEKDRTHNLLLRNALIDKLRTHFPGLVINGDLNQRIPGNLNIQLPGVDSDALVTMLQDKVAFSTGAACNAGIVEPSYVLAALGLSIDEINCSIRLGFGRFTSLEEVNRAIDLISEKAIQIRNCAISSNS is encoded by the coding sequence ATGATCTTTCTTGATTATCAATCTACATCCCCATTAGACCCTAGAGTTGTTGAGAAAATGCAACCGTACATGACACGGTGGTTTGGCAATCCACATTCCGAACACATTTTTGGCTGGAAATCCGCCGAAGCAATTGACAAAGCGCAGGAATTAATTGCCTCAATCATAGGAGCGGAACCATCAGAAATACTTTTTACATCTGGAGCTACCGAATCAAACAATTTGGCCATTCAAGGTCTTCTGCGCAATAACAAATCTAGATCGAAACACTTAGTTATAAGTTCAATCGAGCATAAGTGCGTGTTGAACACGGCACGCGCCATGAGGAAATATGGGTGCCTAGTTGATGTGGTTCCAGTGGAGAAAAACGGGATCGTTGACATTAAAAAGATAGAATCCACTCTTACCAAGGACACCGTCATTGTTTCCGTCATGCTAGTCAATAACGAGATCGGAACCATTCAGCCGATTAGAGAAATCGGTGAACTATGCAATAAGAAAGGCATTGCGTTTCATGTAGACGCGGCACAGGCAGTAGGAAAGGTTCCAATAAATGTTAAAGAAATGAAAATTGACCTACTCAGCATATCCGGCCATAAGGTTTACGGTCCAAAGGGTATAGGAGCACTGTACGTATCTCACCACTATTCTTCAAAAATTGAACCGATTATTTTCGGAGGAGCACAGCAAAACAATTTACGTGCCGGCACAGTACCCGCATTTCTTTGCGCAGGACTAGGAGAAGCCTGCAGAATCGCTGATGAAGAAATTGAAAAAGACCGAACACACAATTTGTTGCTCCGAAACGCTTTGATAGACAAACTGCGTACTCATTTTCCAGGTTTGGTAATTAACGGAGACCTTAACCAAAGAATTCCCGGCAATCTTAACATACAACTCCCCGGCGTTGATTCAGATGCACTCGTTACCATGCTCCAAGATAAAGTTGCCTTCTCAACCGGAGCCGCCTGTAATGCCGGTATTGTCGAGCCTTCCTACGTGCTCGCTGCTTTAGGGCTTAGTATAGATGAAATAAACTGCTCTATTCGTCTCGGCTTCGGCAGGTTTACCTCGCTCGAAGAAGTTAATCGTGCCATAGACCTGATTTCTGAAAAAGCTATCCAAATTAGAAATTGCGCTATTTCCTCCAATTCTTAA